Proteins encoded in a region of the Alosa sapidissima isolate fAloSap1 chromosome 19, fAloSap1.pri, whole genome shotgun sequence genome:
- the pth2 gene encoding tuberoinfundibular peptide of 39 residues, translated as MCYLTSPRLALLLLVLISVTLVTSGFPQHRLRPLRNPSPIGQDDSKGEQWEIHYPSISLRDWSIQMSAPDFASAKPKSEILGGDEWVPMTQSQMEEELSKGWPSDWMAQPVNEEKRNIVVADDAAFREKSKLLTAMERQKWLNSYMQKLLVVNS; from the exons ATGTGTTATCTTACTTCACCACGTCTTGCCCTTCTGCTGTTAGTCTTGATTTCTGTGACCCTAGTGACCTCTGGATTTCCCCAACACCGACTGAGACCTTTACG AAACCCCTCTCCCATTGGCCAGGATGATTCCAAAGGCGAGCAATGGGAGATACACTACCCTTCCATATCACTCCGCGACTGGAGTATTCAGATGTCAGCTCCAGACTTTGCTTCAGCCAAACCCAAATCAGAGATTCTTGGTGGAGATGAGTGGGTTCCCATGACCCAATCACAAATGGAAGAGGAGCTGTCAAAGGGTTGGCCCAGCGACTGGATGGCCCAACCAGTGAACGAAGAGAAGAGGAATATCGTAGTTGCAGATGATGCAGCTTTCCGAGAGAAAAGCAAACTTCTAACTGCAATGGAGAGACAGAAATGGCTCAATTCTTACATGCAAAAGCTTCTAGTTGTGAATTCATAG
- the tmem121aa gene encoding transmembrane protein 121, with the protein MVLPPPDKRHVCLTTIVIMTSMAFMDAYLVEQNQGPRKIGVCIIVLVGDICFLIVLRYVAVWVGAEVRTAKRGYAMILWFLYIFVLEIKLYFVFQNYKADRRNLETVARKALTLLLSVCVPGLYLVLVALDSMEYVRTFRKKEDMRGRLFWVALDLLDVLDIQANLWEPQRTGLPIWAEGLMFFYCYILLLILPCVSLSEISVQGEHVSPQKMMLYPVLSLVTINVVTIVIRGVNMVLFQDSRVSTIFIGKNVVAIATKACTFLEYRRQVKEFPPPHDPAAGIALELQQNSVAHNQTLPNATTTSLPEEPSPPAEVIDT; encoded by the coding sequence ATGGTTTTGCCGCCACCTGACAAACGGCACGTGTGTCTAACCACCATCGTCATCATGACAAGCATGGCCTTCATGGATGCCTACCTGGTCGAGCAGAACCAAGGGCCCCGCAAGATCGGGGTCTGTATCATTGTTCTGGTGGGGGATATTTGCTTTCTCATAGTGCTTCGTTACGTGGCGGTCTGGGTAGGTGCCGAGGTCCGAACTGCTAAGCGAGGCTATGCCATGATCCTCTGGTTCCTCTACATCTTTGTGCTGGAGATCAAACTCTACTTTGTCTTCCAGAACTACAAGGCTGACCGGCGGAACTTAGAGACGGTAGCCCGCAAGGCACTGACTCTTCTGCTGTCGGTCTGCGTGCCGGGCCTCTACCTGGTTCTCGTGGCCCTGGACAGCATGGAGTATGTCCGCACCTTCCGCAAGAAGGAGGACATGCGGGGACGGCTCTTCTGGGTGGCCCTGGACCTGCTGGACGTGCTGGACATCCAGGCCAACCTGTGGGAGCCGCAGAGGACAGGCCTGCCCATCTGGGCGGAGGGCCTGATGTTCTTCTACTGTTACATCCTGCTGCTGATCTTGCCGTGTGTGTCGCTGAGTGAGATCAGTGTGCAAGGGGAGCACGTGTCCCCGCAGAAGATGATGCTCTACCCGGTCCTCAGCCTGGTCACCATCAACGTGGTGACAATCGTCATCCGCGGCGTCAACATGGTGCTCTTCCAGGACAGCCGTGTGTCCACCATCTTCATCGGCAAGAATGTGGTGGCAATCGCCACCAAGGCCTGCACCTTTCTGGAGTACCGCCGGCAGGTGAAGGAGTTCCCGCCGCCGCATGACCCTGCCGCCGGCATCGCCCTGGAGCTCCAGCAGAACTCCGTGGCCCACAACCAGACACTGCCCAATGCCACCACTACCAGCCTGCCCGAGGAGCCGTCGCCGCCCGCCGAGGTCATCGACACGTGA